AGGGACGCCAGCGCAAAGAAAACGGCTACGAAAAAGTGGGTAAAAAATTGTTTGAGGTCGAGGTTCATCTTTGGGTCCGGGTCGGTTTAGGATTCTTCGACTTCCTCGTATTCGATATACTCCCCTACAGGCTCTGCGGGAGGTTGTTTGCGGGCGGGTTTCCGGTCGATGGTCACCTCCCCGGTCCTTCTGCTGCCCGGGTCCTCCGGAGCCCTGCCGCGGAAGGCTTCCTGAAAGTACTCTTCGGTCTTCCTCCTGGCATACCGCCTGAGCCACGGGCCTAACAGCCGCCCGAGCAGGAGCAGGAAATAGTAGCCGAGAAGCAGAACCAAAAGGAACTTTAAAATACCCATTAACTGATCACTCTGTATATCAAAAGTACGATTCCGACGTTGTATTAACTGTACAAAAGTCCTAAAATAATACTAAATATGGCATCAAAAACCCGCGGAATCCTCAATGAAATCGGCAAATTCGGGCTTTTGGCCACTCTGTTGGCCTGGGGCCTGGCCGCGCATGCCCAATATACGGATGTCATCAATTCCAACCGCCCCGGCAAGGCCAATAGCGCCTACGCGGTGGGAAAAGGCGTTGTCCAACTCGAATCGGGCCTGGTTTACGAACAACAGGACCACGCCATCCTGAACACGGAATCCGGAATCTTCGGCGTGGATGTCGCTTTGAGGTACGGGCTGCTGTTTGAAGCGCTGGAACTCCAATACGAAGGAATCAACCAGAACCAGAATATTACCTACTCCAACCTGGGCACGGAGGCTTCTCTTACCGATTTCTACCGGAACCGTGTGGGCCTGAAATTCCTGATCTACGACCGCTACAAGGACCCGGAACGCAACAAGCCAAATATCAGGAGCTGGAGGGCCAACAACGTTTTCCAATTAAAAAACCTGATCCCTTCCGTGGCCCTCTACGGGGGGGCAAACTTCGTGTTGGGCGACAACCCGTTCTACCCCGGTGAACCTACGGTTTCTCCCCGGGCCATGGTGGCCACCCAAAGCCGGTTGTCCCCGAGGTTTGTCCTGGTCACCAATATCGCCTACGACCGGATTGGGACGGATTTCCCCGAATGGAGCTACCTGGTTTCCATTTCCCACGCCTTCAGGAACCCGAAATGGAGTGTTTTTGTGGAAAACCAGGGCATCCAAAGCGACCGCTACTCCGATGTATTGCTCCGAAGCGGCGTCGCCTACCTGTTCAGCCCGAACTTCCAGGCCGATATCAACCTGGGCGCCGGCTTTAAAAACACCCCCAGCCGGATCTTTATCAGCTCCGGGGTTTCTTACCGGCTGGACTTCCACAAGGATCAGCTTATCCCGATTGAGGACCAGGAGAAAATTGGCCGCAATAGCATGCGCCGGGGCGGGAGAAAACTATCCAAAGCCGAGAGGCGGAGCCAGCGACGGGCTGAAAAACGCAACAAAAAACGGGAAAAAAGCGACGACGGGGGCGATGACTGGGAATTCAACCCAATCTGAGGTTCGCGGAATTCAGAAAAACTACTTTACGCTATGCGGAAAGTTCCGTAATATTGGAACCTGCAAACGCGTCCCATGATCCGAATAGAAGAAGCGCATTCCAAAAGAGATATGAAGTCCTTTGTCCGCTTCCCCTTTACGCTGTACAAGGACTCCCCGTATTGGGTTCCGCCCATCATCCGCGAGGAGCTCGCCTCTTTCGACCCAAAGGTAAATCCCGTTTTTCGCCAGGCAGAGGCGCGGTTTTTCCTCGCCTACAGCGGCAGCGAGGTGGTGGGCAGGGTGGCTGCCATCATCAACCGGACCGAAGTGGAGCAACAGGGACTGAAAAAGATGCGGTTCGGTTGGTTCGATTTCAAGGACGATCCGGAAATCAGCAGGGCGTTGCTCGACAAAGTTGCTGAAATTGGCAATGACAATGGCCTGGAGTACATGGAAGGGCCCATGGGGTTTTCCAACCTGGATAAGGTTGGGGTACTTACCGAGGGTTTCGACCACATCG
This genomic window from Robiginitalea biformata HTCC2501 contains:
- a CDS encoding transporter encodes the protein MASKTRGILNEIGKFGLLATLLAWGLAAHAQYTDVINSNRPGKANSAYAVGKGVVQLESGLVYEQQDHAILNTESGIFGVDVALRYGLLFEALELQYEGINQNQNITYSNLGTEASLTDFYRNRVGLKFLIYDRYKDPERNKPNIRSWRANNVFQLKNLIPSVALYGGANFVLGDNPFYPGEPTVSPRAMVATQSRLSPRFVLVTNIAYDRIGTDFPEWSYLVSISHAFRNPKWSVFVENQGIQSDRYSDVLLRSGVAYLFSPNFQADINLGAGFKNTPSRIFISSGVSYRLDFHKDQLIPIEDQEKIGRNSMRRGGRKLSKAERRSQRRAEKRNKKREKSDDGGDDWEFNPI